The Streptomyces sp. NBC_00775 genome includes the window CCAGGTAGTCCAGGACCAGCGGCGGCCTGAGGCGGGCGGCCTCGTCCAGGACGAGGCGGGCGGCGGCGCGGACGCCGGAGTGTTCGGCGGGGACTGCCTTGGCGACGGCGTGCGCGTCGGCCGCCGCGCGGGACTCGCCGATCGCGCTGAGCGCCTCGGCACGCGCACGCGTGGCGGGCACTTCGCGGGCACGCGCGCGCAGGGCCTCCTGGGCGGCGTGCCGGTCGCGGCCCGCGAACAGGGCCTGGGAGAGGGCGAGCGCGGTGCGCCGCTCCTCGGGCGAGAGGTAGCGGTTGCGGCTGGAGAGGGCGAGCCCGTCCTCCTCGCGCACGGTGGGCACCCCGACGATCTCCACGCCGAAGTTCAGGTCGCGCACCATACGGCGGATCAGGGCGAGCTGCTGGGCGTCCTTCTGCCCGTACAGCGCCACGTCGGGCCGGGTGAGGTGCAGCAGCTTGGCGACGACGGTGAGCATGCCGTCGAAGTGGCCGGGGCGCACGGCACCCTCCAGGCGCTCGCCCATGGGGCCCGCGCTGACGCGGACCTGGGGCTCACCGCCGGGGTAGACCTCGTCCGCGGCAGGGGCGAACACGACGTCCGCGCCCGCCTGTTCGGCGATCTTGAGGTCGGCGTCGAGGGTGCGCGGGTAGCGATCGAGGTCCTCGCCCTTGCCGAACTGGAGCGGGTTCACGAAGACGGTGACGACCACTTCGCCCTGGTCTCCGGCGATCTCGCGGGCGGCGCGGATCAGCGTGGCATGGCCCTCGTGGAGGGCGCCCATGGTCATCACGACGGCTCGGCGGCCCGCGCGTGCGCGTGCGTGCAGCTCGTCGGCGGTGCGCAGCAGGGCGGTGGTCATCGGTCGCTCCCGTCGTCCGGCAGGGTCGCGCCGTCGGCGAGTACCCCCAGAAGGTCCTCGGCCAGTTCCGGCTTGAGCAGTCCATGGGCGAGCGCGCGGTCGGCGGTGGCGCGGGCCATCGCGAGATAGCCCGCGACGGTCTGCGGGGCGTGCTTGCGCAGCTCGGCGACGTGCGCGGCGACCGTGCCCGCGTCCCCGCGCGCGACGGGCCCGGTGAGGGCCGCGTCGCCCGACCTGAGGGCGTTGTCCAGGGCGGCGCCGAGCAGCGGGCCCAGCATCCGGTCGGGGGCCTCCACGCCCGCGGCGCGCAGCAGCTCCATGGACTCGGCCACCAGGGTCACCAGGTGGTTGGCGCCGAGCGCGAGGGCCGCGTGGTAGAGCGGCCGGCTCTCCTCGGCGATCCACTCGGGCTCGCCGCCCATCTCGATCACCAGGGCCTCGGCGGCCAGCCGCAGCTCCTCGGGCGCGGTGACCCCGAAGGAGCATCCGGCCAGCCGCTGGACGTCCACAGGGGTGCCGGTGAATGTCATCGCGGGGTGCAGCGCGAGGGGCAGTGCGCCCGCCCGGAGCGCCCGGTCGAGCACCCGCGCGCCGTACCGCCCGGAGGTGTGCACGAGCAGCTGTCCCGGCCGTACGGCGCCCGTCTCGGCCAGTCCCTCGACGAGCCCGGGCAGGGCATCGTCCGGGACGGTCAGCAGCACCAGCTCCGCGCGCTCCAGGACCTGCGCCGGGGACATCAGCGGCACGTCGGGCAGCAGCTCGGCGGCCCGCCGCTTGGACGCGTCGGAGACCCCGGAGACGGCCACCGGGCGGTGCCCGGCGAGCTGGAGGGCCGCCGCGAGCGCGGGGCCGACACGGCCGGCGCCGACAACGCCGACAGTGAGCCGCGCGGGGCGGTCCTTGGGGTCTGGCTGTGGGAATGTACTCACTCGACGGCGGCCTTCCGTTCCAGTCCGCTCGGGGTACCGGACGATTTCTCGTCATGTTAACGCGATCGGTTCGAGGGCCGTTTCGTTGTCCACAGGCTGTGGGTTTCCGCGGGGGCGCGAGGGCACGGAAATGCGGGTGCCCGAGCAGCCCGTCTCAAGGGATGATCCGGGGATGAGCGATACGGCGGAGCAGCACGAAGAGCGGACCGGGGCACCCTCCGCGGAGCAGGGCGAAGAGCTGGGCGAAGGGCTGGGCGAGGCGCCCTCGGCCGAGCAGCGGCGGGAGCGGCGGACGGCCGCCTACCGGGGCGCTCAGCGCATCCTGTCGCGCCCCGGGTACAGGGCCACGATCCGGGAGCGGCTGGCGGACCTGGACGAGGCGGCGAGCCTGTACGACCTGGACGAACCCGTGGACGTGTACGGGAACCGGATAGTGGGGGCCCTGGAGGAGCGGGTCGCCGGGCTGCTGGGCATGGAGGCCGCCGCCTTCTTCCCCACCGGCACGATGGCCCAGCAGGTGGCACTGCGCTGCTGGGCGGGCCGCACCGGCAACACGACCGTCGCCCTGCACGGTCTGAGCCACCCCGAGGTGCACGAACGCAACGCACTCAGCACGGTCAGCGGGCTGCGCCCGGTCCGTGTGACGAATGAGCCCCGGCTGCCGACCGCCGACGAGGTCCGGGACTTCGAGGAGCCCTTCGGGGCGCTGATGCTCGAACTGCCCTTGAGGGACGCCGGTTTCGTCCTGCCCTCCTGGGAGG containing:
- the panC gene encoding pantoate--beta-alanine ligase codes for the protein MTTALLRTADELHARARAGRRAVVMTMGALHEGHATLIRAAREIAGDQGEVVVTVFVNPLQFGKGEDLDRYPRTLDADLKIAEQAGADVVFAPAADEVYPGGEPQVRVSAGPMGERLEGAVRPGHFDGMLTVVAKLLHLTRPDVALYGQKDAQQLALIRRMVRDLNFGVEIVGVPTVREEDGLALSSRNRYLSPEERRTALALSQALFAGRDRHAAQEALRARAREVPATRARAEALSAIGESRAAADAHAVAKAVPAEHSGVRAAARLVLDEAARLRPPLVLDYLALVDPSDFTEIEDDFTGEAVLAVAARVGTTRLIDNIPLTFGAAS
- a CDS encoding Rossmann-like and DUF2520 domain-containing protein, encoding MSTFPQPDPKDRPARLTVGVVGAGRVGPALAAALQLAGHRPVAVSGVSDASKRRAAELLPDVPLMSPAQVLERAELVLLTVPDDALPGLVEGLAETGAVRPGQLLVHTSGRYGARVLDRALRAGALPLALHPAMTFTGTPVDVQRLAGCSFGVTAPEELRLAAEALVIEMGGEPEWIAEESRPLYHAALALGANHLVTLVAESMELLRAAGVEAPDRMLGPLLGAALDNALRSGDAALTGPVARGDAGTVAAHVAELRKHAPQTVAGYLAMARATADRALAHGLLKPELAEDLLGVLADGATLPDDGSDR